In one window of Megalops cyprinoides isolate fMegCyp1 chromosome 24, fMegCyp1.pri, whole genome shotgun sequence DNA:
- the vangl2 gene encoding vang-like protein 2, whose product MDTESQYSGYSYKSSHSRSSRKHRERRERHRSKSRDGSSSRGDKSVTIQAPGEPLLDNESTRGDDRDDNWGETTTVVTGTSEHSVSNEDLTRVSKELEEASPLECRRWVVPVLSACVGVFALLTPLAFLLLPQLLWREALEACGTPCEGLYVSLAFKLLVLLLASWALFLRPPRASLPRFFVFRSLLMVLVFLFVASYWLFYGVRVLEPRERDYRGIVEYAASLVDALLFIQYLALVLLEIRHLQPAFCLKVIRTTDGASRFYNIGHLSIQRAAVWVLEQYYSDFPVYNPALLNLPKSILSKKMSGFKVYSLGEENSTNNSTAQSRAMIAAAARRRDNSHNELYYEEAELDRRVRKRRARLVVAVEEAFTHIKRLQDDEAAASSPKNPREVMDPREAAQAIFAPMARAMQKYLRSTRQQPYHSMESILTHLQFCITHNMTPKAFLERYLAPGPTLQYQKEHSRGREWTLVSEEPVTSALRQGLVFSLRRLDFALVVTVTAIPFLRLGEEFIDPKSHKFVMRLQSETSV is encoded by the exons atggacacCGAGTCGCAGTACTCCGGCTACTCCTACAAGTCCTCCCACTCCCGCAGCTCCAGGAAGCACAG AGAGCGCAGGGAGAGACATCGCTCTAAGAGTCGGGATGGCAGCAGCAGCCGTGGAGACAAATCTGTCACCATCCAGGCACCGGGAGAGCCCCTGCTGGATAACGAGTCCACCCGCGGGGACGACCGG GATGATAACTGGGGCGAGACCACTACAGTGGTGACAGGGACGTCGGAGCACAGCGTGTCGAACGAGGACCTGACACGGGTGTcgaaggagctggaggaggcgtCGCCGCTGGAGTGCCGGCGCTGGGTGGTGCCGGTGCTGAGCGCGTGCGTGGGCGTGTTCGCGCTGCTGACGCCGCTGgccttcctgctgctgccgcAGCTGCTGTGGCGGGAAGCCCTGGAGGCGTGCGGGACGCCCTGCGAGGGCCTGTACGTGTCGCTGGCCTTtaagctgctggtgctgctgctggcgtCCTGGGCGCTGTTCCTGCGGCCCCCCCGCGCCTCGCTGCCCCGCTTCTTCGTCTTCCGCTCGCTGCTCATGGTGCTGGTCTTCCTCTTTGTCGCCTCTTACTGGCTGTTCTACGGCGTGCGGGTGCTGGAGCCGCGCGAGCGCGATTACCGCGGCATCGTGGAGTACGCCGCCTCGCTGGTGGACGCGCTGCTCTTCATCCAGTACCTGGCGCTGGTTCTGCTGGAGATCCGGCACCTGCAGCCCGCCTTCTGCCTCAAAGTGATCCGCACCACCGACGGAGCCAGCCGCTTCTACAACATCGGCCACCTCag CATTCAGAGGGCTGCGGTGTGGGTGCTGGAACAGTACTACAGTGATTTCCCCGTCTATAACCCGGCTCTGCTCAACCTGCCCAAATCCATCCTCTCCAAGAAAATGTCTGGCTTCAAAGTGTACTCCCTGGGGGAGG AGAACAGCACCAATAACTCCACGGCTCAGTCTCGCGCCATGATCGCAGCCGCTGCCCGCCGGCGAGACAACTCCCACAACGAGCTCTACTACGAGGAGGCCGAGCTGGACCGCAGGGTGCGCAAGCGCAGGGCCAG GCTGGTGGTGGCGGTAGAGGAGGCCTTCACGCATATAAAGCGGCTGCAGGACGACGAGGCGGCTGCCTCTTCCCCTAAGAACCCGCGGGAGGTGATGGACCCGCGGGAGGCGGCGCAGGCTATCTTTGCGCCCATGGCCCGCGCCATGCAGAAGTACCTGCGCAGCACGCGGCAGCAGCCGTATCACAGCATGGAGAGCATCCTCACCCACCTGCAGTTCTGCATCACGCACAACATGACCCCCAAG GCCTTCCTGGAGCGGTACCTGGCTCCGGGCCCGACGCTGCAGTACCAGAAGGAGCACAGCAGGGGGCGAGAGTGGACGCTGGTGAGCGAGGAGCCGGTGACCTCCGCCCTGCGGCAGGGCCTGGTCTTCTCCCTCCGCCGCCTCGACTTCGCTCTGGTCGTCACGGTGACGGCCATCCCCTTCCTGCGCCTGGGGGAGGAGTTCATTGACCCTAAGAGCCACAAGTTTGTGATGCGGCTGCAGTCAGAGACGTCTGTGTAG
- the LOC118771069 gene encoding SLAM family member 5-like: protein MAAPRLCVCLSLWVLQVCDVGGASVLNGIVGESIVLPTGVDEIDGSGLLQWTKGSTVIVQYMGREKTLEDKAFTGRLTMNSKTGSLTINPLREDDSGEYGFNGDKPRLTIKINLLVYERIVSVQVNAQVSYSSDNSTCNVTLSCSVNGSSQVALSWSRDGERIPGEEDRQTVMLPHTGQIYSCTASNPVSSQTASVTVTPCQEHDNSDPLKLIIIVASGMGGLVVIIVVVICIFTRRKKGETEQDATVYAEVGEPTQKDVHSGESKDINTCYAVVKHKASAGQHSPHITDVSTCYDVIQNTENAAAPPSLYDTVNFNRVGAISTNMSSEHSLRANQYQHVL from the exons ATGGCTGCTCCtcgtctctgtgtgtgtctgtctctgtggg tgctgcaggtgtgtgatgTGGGCGGAGCTTCAGTGCTGAATGGAATTGTAGGAGAGTCCATTGTGCTGCCCACGGGAGTGGATGAGATTGATGGATCAGGTTTATTACAGTGGACAAAGGGCTCAACAGTGATAGTCCAATATATGGGCAGAGAAAAGACACTGGAAGATAAAGCCTTTACAGGCAGACTGACCATGAATAGTAAAACTGGGTCTCTGACCATCAACCCTCTGAGAGAAGATGACTCTGGGGAATATGGGTTCAATGGGGATAAACCACGCCTAACAATAAAGATAAATCTCCTGGTGTATG aGAGGATTGTTTCAGTACAGGTAAATGCCCAGGTGAGCTACAGCTCAGACAACAGCACCTGTAACGTGactctgagctgcagtgtgaatgGTAGCAGCCAGGTGGCGCTCTCCTGGtccagagatggagagaggattCCTGGGgaggaggacagacagacagtgatgCTGCCCCACACAGGACAGATCTACTCCTGCACTGCCTCCAACCCCGTCAGCTCACAGACTGCCAGCGTGACCGTCACTCCCTGCCAGGAGCACG ATAATTCAGATCCTCTAAAGCTGATCATCATTGTAGCCTCTGGCATGGGAGGTCTTGTGGTGATCATCGTGGTTGTAATCTGCATCTTCACCAGACGCAAGAAAG GAGAAACGGAGCAGGATGCTACTGTATATGCTGAAGTAGGAGAGCCCACACAAAAG GACGTACATTCTGGTGAATCCAAAGACATCAACACCTGCTACGCTGTAGTGAAGCATAAA GCTTCTGCTGGCCAGCACTCTCCTCACATCACCGATGTGAGCACCTGCTATGATGTCATACAGAACACA GAAAATGcagcagcccctccctctctgtacGACACCGTCAACTTCAATCGCGTGGGGGCAATCAGTACCAACATGTCCTCTGAGCACAGTCTGAGGGCCAATCAGTACCAACATGTCCTCTGA
- the LOC118771459 gene encoding T-lymphocyte surface antigen Ly-9-like: protein MATKSHLLLFLLILSLTSLSLGQIMPVHLTVHGLINESAILPSGLLLHKFSQIQWFFGDEVIAYLINGRMKTDRVPQFKDRLVLYTENGSLQIDRLHMDDSMTYRALTVQDGVQHNFRVQLTVYEKVSTPKMEVLSNVSSAEFCNVTVKCSTLHGLWVASECSRTQGRFTCRETPSRDSASSESLQITAAGDSILCTASNPASKTTSSVPVKELCHTPAPDPDENRDPNYRSRGSTAAVVSLYVVAVAVVFKYVVYYNSKKMKQTDASNDPQSQRLAPHCDWVRN, encoded by the exons ATGGCGACGAAGAGCCATTTGCTGCTGTTTCTACTGATTCTTTCCCTCACTTCACTGAGTTTGG GTCAAATCATGCCTGTACACCTTACAGTCCATGGACTGATTAATGAATCTGCCATTTTACCTTCTGGATTACTCCTGCACAAGTTCTCACAAATCCAATGGTTCTTCGGTGATGAGGTCATAGCCTATTTAATTAATGGAAGGATGAAAACAGATCGAGTGCCACAGTTTAAGGACAGGTTAGTTCTCTACACAGAAAATGGATCCCTTCAGATTGACAGGCTGCACATGGATGACTCTATGACCTACAGAGCACTCACAGTTCAAGATGGAGTCCAGCACAACTTCAGGGTGCAGCTCACAGTCTATG AGAAGGTAAGCACCCCTAAAATGGAGGTGCTGTCCAACGTGTCCAGCGCAGAGTTCTGCAACGTGACGGTGAAGTGCTCCACCCTGCATGGCCTCTGGGTGGCGTCAGAGTGCAGCCGCACACAGGGCAGGTTCACATGCCGGGAGACCCCCAGCAGAGACTCCGCCTCCTCGGAGTCCCTCCAAATCACAGCAGCCGGAGACTCCATCCTCTGCACCGCCAGCAACCCCGCCAGCAAGACCACCAGCAGCGTCCCGGTTAAAGAGCTGTGCCACACCCCAGCACCCG ATCCTGACGAAAATCGAGACCCAAATTATCGTTCCCGGGGCTCTACTGCAGCAGTGGTCAGTTTATATGTAGTTGCTGTAGCTGTTGTATTTAAGTATGTTGTATATTACAatagcaaaaaaatgaaacagactgatGCTAGTAATGATCCACAGAGTCAACG attgGCGCCCCACTGCGATTGGGTGAGGAACTAG